In the Wyeomyia smithii strain HCP4-BCI-WySm-NY-G18 chromosome 2, ASM2978416v1, whole genome shotgun sequence genome, one interval contains:
- the LOC129720019 gene encoding uncharacterized protein K02A2.6-like: MLVVVDWITKYVHPMRSADSETLVNFLEKEVFLRFSRPRIVLTDNGEQFTSLAFRSLLSRYNIEHMTTAYYCPMVNNAERVNRVSITCIRALLNEDHRAWDENLPSIVAAVNSAKHESTGVSPHFANFGKDLILHTDLYNQQHLNAPQDPKLAQDLRLSNLKRIHEFVVKRIKQSHEKTKQRYNMRTRSVTFNVGDTVWRRAFGLSSKVDHINQKLNLKFVPAIVKKVLGTNLYELEDVPSGKIGKYHVKDHVVGLICLTASHHRNVMMTFAKTVRSVTREQLPALENFRLV; this comes from the coding sequence ATGTTAGTCGTTGTGGATTGGATCACCAAGTATGTTCATCCGATGCGCAGTGCAGACTCCGAAACTTTGGTAAACTTTCTGGAGAAGGAGGTTTTCTTACGATTTTCACGACCAAGGATTGTACTCACAGACAATGGCGAACAGTTTACATCGTTAGCTTTCCGATCACTTCTTTCGCGGTACAACATAGAGCACATGACTACAGCATATTATTGTCCAATGGTAAACAATGCAGAGCGTGTCAATAGAGTTTCAATAACCTGCATCAGAGCACTGCTGAACGAGGATCATCGAGCATGGGATGAAAACTTGCCGTCAATCGTAGCCGCAGTTAACAGCGCGAAACATGAATCCACAGGTGTCAGTCCACACTTTGCGAACTTCGGTAAAGATCTGATCCTTCATACCGATCTCTACAATCAACAGCACCTCAATGCTCCCCAAGACCCGAAACTAGCACAAGATCTCCGTTTATCGAATCTAAAACGTATACACGAATTCGTTGTGAAGCGGATCAAGCAATCACACGAAAAGACCAAACAGCGATACAACATGCGCACAAGATCCGTAACGTTTAACGTCGGTGACACGGTGTGGCGCAGGGCTTTCGGACTATCATCCAAAGTAGACCACATTAATCAGAAGTTGAATCTGAAGTTCGTTCCCGCAATCGTGAAAAAAGTACTTGGTACCAACCTGTATGAACTGGAGGATGTACCTTCGGGGAAGATTGGAAAATACCACGTTAAGGACCACGTCGTCGGATTAATTTGCTTGACAGCATCTCATCATCGAAACGTCATGATGACTTTCGCGAAGACAGTCCGAAGCGTAACACGAGAGCAGTTGCCGGCACTAGAAAACTTTCGCCTCGTGTAG